A region of Legionella donaldsonii DNA encodes the following proteins:
- a CDS encoding NADPH-dependent FMN reductase — MVKKIAVLVGSLRKESWNRKLALTLIELAPSSLALQIIEIGQLPLYNQDPDDQNSPLAEWVAFREKISKVEGLLFVTPEYNRSIPAPLKNAIDVGSRPYGKSVWDGKPGAVISASPGAIGGFGANQHLRQTFVFLNILCMQQPEAYIGSVNTLFDKEGNLTQDKTEAFLRHYMESFAKWVAQF; from the coding sequence ATGGTTAAAAAAATTGCCGTACTGGTAGGTAGTCTGCGCAAGGAATCATGGAATCGCAAGCTCGCTTTAACCTTAATCGAACTTGCCCCTTCTTCCCTTGCTTTGCAAATCATTGAAATCGGACAGCTACCGCTTTATAACCAGGATCCAGATGATCAAAATAGCCCCTTGGCTGAATGGGTCGCTTTTCGGGAAAAAATCAGCAAGGTAGAGGGTCTTTTATTTGTTACCCCGGAATATAACCGCTCCATCCCTGCCCCCCTTAAAAATGCCATCGATGTAGGCTCAAGACCCTACGGTAAAAGTGTTTGGGATGGTAAACCAGGCGCAGTGATTAGCGCCTCTCCAGGTGCAATCGGCGGCTTTGGTGCCAACCAACACCTGCGTCAAACCTTCGTATTTTTAAATATCCTCTGCATGCAACAACCCGAAGCTTATATAGGCAGCGTTAATACGCTTTTCGATAAAGAGGGCAATCTGACCCAGGACAAAACAGAAGCGTTTTTACGTCACTATATGGAAAGCTTCGCTAAGTGGGTCGCGCAATTTTAG